A stretch of DNA from Lotus japonicus ecotype B-129 chromosome 4, LjGifu_v1.2:
aaaccatatttggttttaaaagcagttttccattcatcaccttccttcatgcgaatttgatggtatccacttttcaaatcaattttagaaaacacACAAgaaccatgcaattcatcaagcatatcatctaatctagggataggatatctatacTTTACAGTGATTTTGTTTATGGCTCGGCAATCAACACACATGCGCCATGTTCCATCTTTCTTCGGAACTAAGATCACGGGAACAGAACAAGGACTGAGGCTCTCCCTCACAAATCCCTTTTGCAACAACTCATCCACTTGCTTTTGAATTTCCTTTGCTTCCTCGGGACTCGTCCTATAAGCTGGCCTGTTTGGAAGTGAGCAACTAGGAATGaagtcaatttgatgctcaataccTCTTAAAGGAGGCAATCCTTGTGGTACTTCTTCtggaaaaatttcagcaaactcCTGCAACAATGAATTAATAGCACTAGGCAAAGAAGAGTTGAGATTGTTAGTGAAATAAACATCTTTGTACATGAGTACAAGCAATTTCTCCCTTGCTAACAATGCACTCTCAACATCTCTTTTCTTGGCAAATGCACTtactctcttatttttctcttcactgcactcatttttttctttttctttctttttctcattttcatttttcttactttttctctctttttcttgaaTGCTCACTTTTTCTTCTCTCAACTTACACTCTTTTGCGATTCTAATTTGATCAGCATATGCTTCAGCAGGTTTGAGAGGTGTCAACACAATGGTGCGATTGTTCATGGTAAAGGTATAGGTATTTTTGTACCCATTATGATCAACATTTCTATCAGATTGCCATGGCCGCCCAAGAAGCAAGTGGCCCACATGCATAGGCACAACATCATAAAGAACCTCATCTTTGTATTTTCCAATGGAAAATGATACCAAAACCTGCTTAGTCACCCTTATGTCTCCACAATCATTGAGCCACTGAAGTCTATATGGATTAGGATGCTTTTTGGTTGGCAAGTTCAGTTTCTCGACCATCAAGGTGCTAGCAACATTAGTACAACTTCCACTATCAATAACCATGCTACATACCTTTTCATTAATGAGGCACCTAGTATGGAAAATTTTATCACGTTGCTCCGCATCTTCATGTTCCTTAGGCTGTATGCTAAGAGCACGCCTAGCAACAAGCAAATTTCCATGCACGGGTTCAGCCACTTCAACATCACTACAATCTTCTAACAGAGGCATTTCATCATCACTTGAGCTCACACTCTCTATGTCTCCATTATCCAGCAAAATCATTGCTCTTTTGTTTGGACACTCAGAAGCAATATGCCCAATTCCTTGGCATCTGAAACATTTTATATCACGTGATCGTGAAGAAGAATTAGTTTCAGATTTACCTTTAGAGGATGCCATAGTAGACTTGGCCTTCACATTTTCTTTAGGATGGGAAATGGCTTTATTATTCTTCCAATTTGACTTCCAAGAAGTGCTTGAGGATGATGAGAATTTGGAGGAGGTTTTGGACTTCAATTGCTTTTCCACCTGAACTGCTTTGTGCAACAAATCCTCCATCTCCACATAATATTGTAATTCCACCACATCAGCAATCTCCTTCTTTAAACCTCCAATAAACCTTGCCATAGTGGCTTCACGGTCTTCTTCTATATTGGCTCTCATCATAACTATCTCTATCTCCTTGTAATAATCCTCCACACTCATAGAACCTTGGGTCAGACTTTGCAATTTTCGGTGCAAGTCTCTATGGTAATGGCTGGGGACAAATCTTCTTCTCATGACAGCCTTCATTTCTTCCCATGAGCGAATGGGTCTCTCTCCATTTCTGCGCCTGTTTATCACAAATTGATCCCACCAAATACTAGCAAAATCAGAAAATTCAACAACTGCCAATTTTACCTTTTTCTCCACTGAATAATGATGGCAATCAAACACATgaaaatgtgcgtgtttagggtttagggttttgggtttagggtaggacaaaaggattaagaggcaaacatacagcttttgagaggacataaattttaaatcgatgttattaatccattgtatgtcatatgagttcgtagagctcaactaaaactaactacaaatggagaattgtaatgaaaataagtacagtagagccaaaggagaatgaggccaacatatagcttttgagtggagaaattcctctctaacgacaaaaggagtcttgttgtaccacaataagtttaaactcatgatattcctccaccgaatgtgatactagtttgtagagctcaactaaatgtgcgtgtttatggtttagggttttgggtttagggtaggacaaaaggatgaagaggcaaacatacagcttttgagaggacataaattttaaatcgatgttattaatccattgcatGTCATATGAGTaagtagagctcaactaaaactaactacaaatggagaattgtaatgaaaataagtacagtagagccaaaggagaatgaggccaacatatagcttttgagtggagaaattcctctctaacgacaaaaggagacttgttgtaccacaataactttaaactcatgatattcctccaccgaatgtgatactagtttgtagagctcaactaaatgtgcgtgtttagggtttagggttttgggtttagggtaggacaaaaggatgaagaggcaaacatacagcttttgagaggacataaattttaaatcgatgttattaatcaatTGCATGTCATATGAGTaagtagagctcaactaaaactaactacaaatggagaattgtaatgaaaataagtacagtagaaccaaaggagaatgaggccaacatatagcttttgagtggagaaattcctctctaacgacaaaaggagtcttgttgtaccacaataagtttaaactcatgatattcctccaccgaatgtgatactagtttgtagagctcatctaaatgtgcgtgtttagggtttagggttttgggtttagggtaggataaaaggatgaagaggcaaacatactgcttttgagaggacataaattttaaatcgatgttattaatccgttgtatgtcatatgagttcgtagagctcaactaaaactaactacaaatggagaattgtaatgaaaataagtacagtagaaccaaaggagaatgaggccaacatatagcttttgagtggagaaattcctctctaacgacaaaaggagacTTGTTGTACCAGAATAactttaaactcatgatattcctccaccgaatgtgatactagtttgtagagctcaactaaatgtgcgggtttagggtttagggttttgtgtttagggtaggacaaaaggattaagaggcaaacatacagcttttaagaggacataaattttaaatcgatgttattaatccattgtatgtcatatgagttcgtagagctcaactaaaactaactacaaatggagaattgtaatgaaaataagtacagtagaaccaaaggagaatgaggccaacatatagcttttgagtggagaaatacctctctaacgacaaaaggagtcttgttgtaccacaataagtttaaactcatgatattcctccaccgaatgtgatactagtttgttgAGCTCatctaaatgtgcgtgtttagggtttagggttttgggtttgaggtaggacaaaaggatgaagaggcaaacatactgcttttgagaggacataaattttaaatcgatgttattaatccgttgtatgccatatgagttcgtagagctcaactaaaactaactacaaatggagaattgtaatgataataagtacagtagaaccataggagaatgaggccaacatatagcttttgagtggagaaattcctctctaacgacaaaaggagacTTGTTGTACCAGAATAactttaaactcatgatattcctccaccgaatgtgatactagtttgtagagctcaactaaatgtgcgtgtttagggtttagggttttgtgtttagggtaggacaaaaggattaagaggcaaacatacagcttttgagaggacataaatttttaatcgatgtcattgtatgtcatatgagttcgtagaactcaactaaaactaactacaaatggagaattgtaatgaaaataagtacagtagaaccaaaggagaatgaggccaacatatagcttttgagtggagaaattcctctctaacgacaaaaggagtcttgttgtaccacaataagtttaaactcatgatattcctccaccgaatgtgatactagtttgtagagctcaactaaatgtgcgtgtttatggtttagggttttgggtttagggtaggacaaaaggatgaagaggcaaacatacagcttttgagaggacataaattttaaatcgatgttattaatccattgcatGTCATATGAGTaagtagagctcaactaaaactaactacaaatggagaattgtaatgaaaataagtacagtagagccaaaggagaatgaggccaacatatagcttttgagtggagaaattcctctctaacgacaaaaggagacttgttgtaccacaataactttaaactcatgatattcctccaccgaatgtgatactagtttgtagagctcaactaaatgtgcgtgtttagggtttagggttttgtgtttagggtaggacaaaaggattaagaggcaaacatacagcttttgagaggacataaatttttaatcgatgtcattgtatgtcatatgagttcgtagaactcaactaaaactaactacaaatggagaattgtaatgaaaataagtacagtagaaccaaaggagaatgaggccaacatatagcttttgagtggagaaattcctctctaacgacaaaaggagtcttgttgtaccacaataagtttaaactcatgatattcctccaccgaatgtgatactagttagtagagctcaactaaaggtgtgtgttaagggtttagggttttgggttaagggtaggacaaaaggatgaagaggcaaacatacagcttttgagaggacataaattttaaatcgatgtaattaatccattgtatgtcatatgagttcgtagagctcaactaaaactaactagaaatggagaattgtaatgaaaataagtgcagtagaaccaaaggagaatgaggccaacaatAAGTTTTGTTGtacctccaccgaatgtgatactagtttgtagagctcaatcaaatgtgtgtgtttagggttcagggtttagggttttgggtttagggtaggacaaaaggatgaagacgcaaacatacagctttgagaggacataaattttaaatcgatgttattaatccattgtatgtcatatgagttcgtagagctcaactaaaactaactacaaatggagaattgtaacgaaataagtacagtagaaccaaaggagaatgaggccaacatatagcttttgagtggagaaattactctctaacgacaaaaagagtcttgttgtaccacaataagtttaaactaatgatattcctccaccaaatgtgatacaagttcgtagagctcaactaaatgtgggtgtttagattttagggtttagggtttagggtaggacaaaaggataaagaggccaacatacagcttttgagatgacataaattataaatcgatgttattaatccattgtatgtcatatgagttcgtagagctcaactaaaactaactacaaatggagaattgtaacgaaataagtacagtagaaccgaaggagaatgaggcaaacatatagcttttgagtggagaaattcctctctaacgacaaaaggagtcttgttgtaccacaataagtttaaactcatgatattcatccaccgaatgtgatactagtttgtagagctccactaaatgtgcgtgtttagggtttagggttttgtgtttagggtaggacaaaaggattaagaggcaaacatacagcttttaagaggacataaattttaaatcgatgttattaatccattgtatgtcatatgagttcgtagagctcaactaaaactaactacaaatggagaattgtaatgaaagtaagtacagtagaaccaaaggagaatgaggccaactgatgaggatcggtccagcccagacaaagaccctttgcaggaaataggaggtccaatgacaaggtccaagaccaaaagaatgaagcaagctttgcaaggactgattttggagctcaagggaaaagaagatcagaataaattagaagcaactccaaagtgggtcaatttccttgaacacaagaatgatgatgacttggacccaacttgaaggcataatttccaagaacccaatctgcatgttcaagatgcactcatggacattaatatttagtaaataagtccattttagttattttcttgaattttcgtatttaatataggggtgaattttctgatgacattttgtattcccccctagttggtttttaatgtcttttatgagcctttgactcatctttaggaacagtgggtttttactcaagtttccaatgctagtggagcta
This window harbors:
- the LOC130712707 gene encoding uncharacterized protein LOC130712707, which gives rise to MKAVMRRRFVPSHYHRDLHRKLQSLTQGSMSVEDYYKEIEIVMMRANIEEDREATMARFIGGLKKEIADVVELQYYVEMEDLLHKAVQVEKQLKSKTSSKFSSSSSTSWKSNWKNNKAISHPKENVKAKSTMASSKGKSETNSSSRSRDIKCFRCQGIGHIASECPNKRAMILLDNGDIESVSSSDDEMPLLEDCSDVEVAEPVHGNLLVARRALSIQPKEHEDAEQRDKIFHTRCLINEKVCSMVIDSGSCTNVASTLMVEKLNLPTKKHPNPYRLQWLNDCGDIRVTKQVLVSFSIGKYKDEVLYDVVPMHVGHLLLGRPWQSDRNVDHNGYKNTYTFTMNNRTIVLTPLKPAEAYADQIRIAKECKLREEKEFAEIFPEEVPQGLPPLRGIEHQIDFIPSCSLPNRPAYRTSPEEAKEIQKQVDELLQKGFVRESLSPCSVPVILVPKKDGTWRMCVDCRAINKITVKYRYPIPRLDDMLDELHGSCVFSKIDLKSGYHQIRMKEGDEWKTAFKTKYGLYEWLVMPFGLTNAPSTFMRLMNHVLRSFIGKFVVVYFDDILIYSKSLDEHVEHLHAVFGV